In Leucobacter sp. CX169, a single genomic region encodes these proteins:
- a CDS encoding proline racemase family protein — MRTSRVFHAVDSHTEGMPTRVITGGVGVFPGATMAERRTWFMENSDHIRTLLMTEPRGHASMSGAILQPPTRPDADWGVLYIEVSGCLPMCGHGTIGVATVLVETGMVEVTEPITTIRLDTPAGLVVAEVAVADGKAEHVTITNVPSFSVRRGAQVDVPGLGSVTYDLAFGGNFYAIVTLDSLGIEFRQDRSNKQQLLDAGLAISEAINAADEPVHPERDDIRGCHHVYLEAPGSNATLSRHAMAIQPGWFDRSPCGTGTSARMAQLHARGELPLHQDFTNESYIGSRFVGRLIGETAVAGIPAVIPTITGRAWITGTAQYMLDPSDPFPTGFSL, encoded by the coding sequence ATGCGCACATCCCGCGTCTTCCACGCCGTCGATTCCCACACCGAGGGTATGCCCACCCGCGTCATCACCGGCGGCGTCGGCGTCTTTCCCGGGGCCACCATGGCCGAGCGACGGACCTGGTTCATGGAGAACTCGGACCACATTCGTACCCTCCTCATGACCGAGCCTCGCGGCCACGCCTCGATGAGCGGCGCGATCCTGCAGCCCCCGACGCGTCCCGACGCCGACTGGGGAGTGCTCTACATCGAGGTCTCCGGCTGCCTGCCCATGTGTGGGCACGGCACCATCGGCGTCGCCACCGTGCTGGTCGAGACCGGGATGGTCGAGGTGACCGAGCCGATCACCACTATCCGCCTCGACACCCCGGCCGGCCTCGTCGTGGCAGAGGTCGCCGTCGCGGACGGCAAGGCCGAGCACGTCACCATCACGAACGTTCCCTCCTTCTCGGTGCGCCGCGGCGCGCAGGTCGACGTGCCGGGCCTCGGTAGCGTCACCTACGACCTCGCCTTCGGCGGAAACTTCTACGCGATCGTCACGCTCGACTCACTGGGCATCGAGTTCCGGCAGGATCGCAGCAACAAGCAGCAGCTGCTCGACGCGGGCCTCGCGATCTCGGAGGCGATCAACGCCGCCGACGAACCGGTACACCCCGAGCGCGACGACATTCGCGGCTGCCACCACGTGTACCTCGAGGCGCCCGGGTCGAACGCGACGCTCTCGCGGCACGCGATGGCGATCCAGCCCGGCTGGTTCGATCGCTCCCCCTGCGGCACCGGGACAAGCGCCCGGATGGCGCAGCTGCACGCCCGCGGCGAGCTGCCCCTGCACCAGGACTTCACGAACGAGTCGTACATCGGCTCGCGCTTCGTCGGCCGCCTGATCGGCGAGACGGCGGTGGCCGGGATCCCCGCGGTCATCCCGACTATCACGGGCCGCGCCTGGATCACGGGCACCGCCCAGTACATGCTCGACCCGAGCGATCCGTTCCCGACGGGATTCTCGCTGTGA
- a CDS encoding ornithine cyclodeaminase family protein, which yields MSLAFLDADAVRRALPFGVAMDALDAALRTHVDPELDGPRLFSDAPGGEFLVMPAQGAEFSGLKALTVAPGNPARGLEKIQGLYLLFSSDALAPVAVLEGACLTAIRTPAVTISAVRALAAIAPAGGELPAAPRILVFGAGVQALSHIRAAHVAFPDATFELIGRRPERVAALIQELQGDPESASLEVADRTSDVDAAVADADIIICATSASAPLFDGRLVQDHAIVAATGTHGLDMREVDDHLVTRSDLVVEGRGSAERENGNLATTWSEADWRERPPANLRDLALGRMARSAGRPALYTGVGMSWEDLVCATAAYATYLHSSK from the coding sequence GTGAGCCTCGCGTTCCTCGACGCGGACGCGGTGCGCCGCGCCCTCCCGTTCGGCGTGGCAATGGATGCGCTCGACGCGGCGCTTCGCACCCACGTCGATCCCGAGCTGGACGGGCCACGACTGTTCAGCGACGCCCCCGGCGGCGAGTTCCTGGTCATGCCCGCCCAGGGGGCCGAGTTCAGCGGCCTCAAGGCGCTGACCGTCGCACCCGGCAACCCCGCGCGCGGGCTCGAGAAGATCCAGGGCCTCTACCTGCTCTTCTCGTCTGACGCGCTCGCCCCGGTCGCTGTCCTCGAGGGCGCCTGCCTGACCGCCATTCGCACGCCGGCCGTCACCATCTCCGCAGTCCGGGCGCTCGCGGCGATCGCCCCTGCCGGCGGCGAGCTTCCGGCCGCCCCGCGCATCCTCGTGTTTGGCGCGGGCGTCCAGGCGCTCAGCCACATCCGGGCTGCCCACGTCGCCTTCCCGGATGCCACGTTCGAGCTCATCGGCCGCCGACCTGAGCGCGTGGCGGCGCTCATCCAGGAGCTTCAGGGCGACCCCGAAAGCGCGTCTCTCGAGGTCGCTGACCGCACCAGCGACGTGGACGCCGCAGTCGCCGACGCGGACATCATCATCTGCGCGACGAGCGCGAGCGCGCCGCTCTTCGACGGCCGGCTCGTACAAGATCACGCCATCGTCGCCGCTACCGGCACCCACGGCCTCGATATGCGCGAGGTCGACGACCACCTCGTCACCCGCAGCGACCTCGTGGTCGAGGGACGCGGCTCGGCCGAGCGCGAGAACGGCAACCTGGCGACCACCTGGAGCGAGGCCGACTGGCGCGAGCGACCCCCGGCGAACCTCCGCGACCTCGCGCTTGGGCGCATGGCCCGTTCCGCCGGTCGGCCCGCCCTCTACACCGGCGTCGGCATGTCGTGGGAAGATCTTGTCTGCGCTACCGCCGCATACGCGACGTACCTTCACTCCTCGAAGTAG
- a CDS encoding GntR family transcriptional regulator: protein MSIESQTYSASFNPLRRPLNLRESVLEQLRTAIITGGLAEGTVVSAPTLGQALGVSATPVREAMMDLAREGLVETIKNKGFRITAMSDKELDDLAAIRLLIEPPSIHGVVGKISATGFAELRELADLCLEAAIAEDLEAYLRHDRELHARLLSYTGNPQLVDLATKLRLRTRMYGLSALARNKKLADSSREHHELLRLLQEDDGAGAEQLLRAHISHAREIWATGGDSEPPTEGSA from the coding sequence ATGTCGATCGAGTCTCAGACCTACTCAGCCAGCTTCAACCCGCTGCGTCGCCCGTTGAACCTGCGTGAGTCGGTCCTCGAACAACTCCGCACCGCGATTATCACGGGCGGGCTCGCGGAGGGCACCGTGGTGTCTGCACCAACGCTCGGTCAGGCGCTCGGAGTTTCGGCAACCCCCGTGCGGGAGGCGATGATGGACCTCGCCCGCGAGGGTCTCGTCGAAACGATCAAGAACAAGGGATTCCGGATCACGGCCATGTCCGACAAGGAGCTCGACGACCTCGCGGCGATCCGCCTGCTCATTGAGCCGCCGTCGATACACGGCGTCGTCGGCAAGATCTCCGCAACCGGGTTCGCCGAGCTGCGCGAGCTCGCCGACCTCTGCCTGGAGGCCGCGATCGCGGAGGACCTCGAGGCGTACCTGCGCCACGACCGCGAACTCCACGCGCGCCTGCTGAGCTACACCGGCAACCCGCAACTCGTCGACCTCGCCACCAAGCTTCGCCTGCGCACCCGCATGTATGGCTTGTCGGCACTCGCCCGCAACAAGAAACTTGCGGACTCGTCCCGCGAACACCATGAGCTTCTGCGCTTGCTGCAGGAGGACGATGGCGCCGGCGCCGAACAGCTCCTGCGCGCGCACATCAGCCACGCCCGCGAGATCTGGGCGACCGGCGGCGACAGCGAACCACCCACGGAGGGCAGCGCGTGA
- a CDS encoding FAD-binding oxidoreductase, translating into MTQTSDVVIIGAGIIGCATAYFAARAGLSVTVVERDLPAGGTTSRCEGNILVSDKELGPELELTQYSLGIWKGELAEFGHLWEFEAKGGIIVASEESSLKTLERFSSAQRGFGINAQRLDSGELRALEPNVTDRALGAAFYPEDSQVQPILAATHLLRLAQLAGATLVTRAPVTELLRDGDRVTGVRTPRGDFSAAHVVNTAGPWSGEVAKLAGVALPILPRRGFVLVTEPLPPRVFHKVYAAEYVDNVATADEGLQASPVVEGTPAGSILIGSSRERIGFDGTVSPEALATIARNAITLFPFLERTRILRQYHGFRPYCPDHLPVIGPDPRTPGLWHASGHEGAGIGLSVGTGKLLAQALAGEHTDLPLTAFRPERFDEERAA; encoded by the coding sequence GTGACCCAAACCTCTGACGTTGTCATCATCGGCGCTGGCATCATTGGCTGCGCGACCGCGTACTTCGCGGCTCGCGCGGGACTGTCCGTCACGGTGGTCGAAAGGGACCTCCCCGCGGGCGGCACCACCTCACGCTGCGAGGGAAACATCCTCGTCTCGGACAAAGAGCTCGGCCCCGAGCTCGAACTCACGCAGTACTCGCTCGGCATCTGGAAAGGCGAGCTCGCCGAGTTCGGCCACCTTTGGGAGTTCGAGGCCAAGGGCGGCATCATCGTGGCGTCCGAGGAGTCGAGCCTGAAGACCCTCGAGCGGTTCTCGTCCGCCCAGCGTGGTTTCGGCATCAACGCCCAGCGCCTCGATAGCGGCGAGCTGCGCGCGCTCGAACCGAACGTCACCGACCGTGCCCTCGGCGCGGCTTTCTACCCCGAGGACAGCCAGGTGCAGCCCATCCTGGCGGCGACCCACCTCCTGCGCCTCGCCCAGCTGGCCGGCGCGACGCTCGTCACCCGCGCGCCCGTCACCGAGCTGCTGCGCGACGGCGATCGGGTCACCGGGGTGCGCACCCCGCGCGGCGACTTTTCCGCCGCCCACGTCGTCAACACGGCAGGCCCCTGGAGCGGCGAGGTTGCGAAGCTCGCCGGAGTCGCGCTGCCGATCCTGCCCCGTCGCGGCTTCGTACTCGTGACCGAGCCGCTGCCACCCCGGGTATTCCACAAGGTCTATGCCGCCGAGTACGTCGACAACGTCGCCACCGCCGACGAGGGCCTGCAGGCCTCACCCGTGGTGGAGGGCACTCCGGCCGGCAGCATCCTCATCGGCTCGAGCCGCGAACGCATCGGCTTTGACGGGACGGTAAGCCCCGAGGCGCTCGCGACCATCGCGCGAAACGCGATCACCCTCTTCCCCTTCCTGGAGCGCACGCGGATCCTGCGCCAGTACCACGGGTTCCGCCCCTACTGCCCCGACCATCTTCCGGTCATCGGGCCCGACCCCCGCACTCCGGGTCTCTGGCACGCCAGCGGGCACGAGGGCGCCGGCATCGGGCTCTCCGTCGGCACCGGAAAGCTGCTCGCGCAGGCGCTCGCCGGCGAGCACACCGACCTGCCCCTTACCGCCTTCCGTCCCGAACGATTCGATGAGGAGCGTGCCGCATGA
- a CDS encoding (2Fe-2S)-binding protein, protein MSETTPDRVQATFEGEPIEADAGASIAAALIGSGRQAWRTTRGGTPRGLFCGIGVCFDCLVEVDGESGQRACMIPLAPGMDVRAHGGEFADGAGAGSAAAEGAASPAGSCESSPTDMNSATDGVGA, encoded by the coding sequence ATGAGCGAGACGACCCCCGACCGCGTACAGGCCACCTTCGAGGGCGAGCCCATCGAGGCCGACGCCGGCGCGAGCATCGCGGCGGCCCTGATTGGCTCGGGGCGCCAGGCGTGGCGCACCACTCGCGGCGGCACGCCGCGCGGGCTGTTCTGCGGCATCGGCGTCTGCTTCGACTGCCTCGTCGAGGTCGATGGCGAGTCGGGCCAGCGGGCTTGCATGATTCCGCTCGCGCCAGGCATGGACGTGCGCGCTCACGGGGGCGAGTTCGCGGACGGGGCCGGGGCCGGGTCAGCCGCGGCAGAAGGCGCTGCCTCTCCAGCAGGATCCTGCGAGAGCTCACCGACCGACATGAACTCAGCGACGGACGGGGTCGGCGCGTGA
- a CDS encoding FAD-dependent oxidoreductase yields MKPVSTAPRFDVAIVGAGPAGLAASETALAGGARVVVIDSGAQPGGQFWRHRSEAAGVRDGGEFHHGWGEYLELRAAFDAGIASGALTYLPATSVWLARQRPNEEFRLDLAPSYGPGTSTIPAVQATRLVLATGGYDRQLPVPGWDLPGVMAAGGIQAHVKQNGSLPGSRFVIAGTGPFLLPVAANVTQAGGTVAAVLESANLADWLPRLHRAAGVPSKGLEGAGYIWTFLRHRIPYRPRTIITEILGDDRVTGVRTARVGRDGVPVAGTERTISGIDGVGLGWGFTPQLELPVQLGVQTAVDVDGSLIAPVDDGQRSSVPGLLLAGELTGVGGAALAVLEGRIAGRVAAAEALGGGSGAVSGTASGAALARPAELRSARRQRAFASAMHQAHPVPAGWQEVVTDDCLVCRCEEVDAGTIRAARSELSGDDHRSQKGVTRAGMGWCQGRVCGFAAASIAGAGAPTQASLASSSKRPIAQPVPLSALTEIE; encoded by the coding sequence GTGAAGCCGGTCAGCACGGCCCCCCGGTTCGACGTCGCAATCGTCGGGGCGGGGCCGGCCGGCCTTGCCGCGTCAGAGACCGCCCTCGCCGGCGGCGCCCGTGTCGTCGTAATCGATTCGGGCGCTCAGCCGGGCGGCCAGTTCTGGCGGCACCGCTCGGAGGCTGCGGGGGTGCGCGACGGCGGTGAGTTCCATCACGGCTGGGGCGAATACCTCGAGCTTCGGGCTGCCTTCGACGCCGGCATCGCTTCCGGCGCCCTTACCTACCTCCCTGCCACGAGCGTATGGCTCGCCAGGCAGCGCCCGAACGAGGAGTTCCGGCTCGACCTCGCTCCGAGCTACGGCCCGGGAACGTCGACGATCCCGGCTGTGCAGGCCACGCGCCTCGTGCTCGCCACCGGTGGCTACGACCGCCAGCTGCCCGTGCCGGGCTGGGATCTGCCCGGCGTGATGGCGGCCGGGGGCATCCAGGCGCACGTGAAGCAGAACGGCTCGCTGCCGGGTTCACGGTTTGTGATTGCTGGCACCGGCCCGTTCCTGCTGCCGGTCGCCGCGAACGTCACCCAGGCCGGGGGCACCGTGGCGGCCGTGCTCGAGTCGGCGAACCTCGCCGACTGGCTGCCCCGCCTGCACCGCGCCGCCGGCGTGCCATCGAAGGGGTTGGAGGGAGCCGGCTACATCTGGACCTTCCTGCGCCACCGCATTCCCTACCGCCCGCGCACCATCATCACCGAGATTCTCGGCGACGACCGCGTCACCGGCGTCCGCACAGCCCGGGTCGGCCGTGACGGCGTCCCGGTCGCCGGGACCGAACGCACGATCTCCGGCATCGACGGCGTCGGCCTCGGCTGGGGCTTCACCCCGCAGCTCGAACTGCCGGTGCAGCTCGGCGTGCAGACCGCGGTCGACGTTGACGGGTCGCTCATCGCCCCGGTCGACGACGGTCAACGCAGCAGCGTGCCCGGGCTCTTGCTCGCGGGTGAGCTCACCGGCGTCGGGGGCGCAGCGCTCGCGGTGCTCGAGGGCCGCATCGCCGGCCGCGTGGCCGCCGCTGAAGCGTTGGGGGGCGGCTCGGGTGCAGTCTCTGGCACCGCCTCGGGTGCCGCCCTCGCGCGTCCCGCCGAGCTGCGCTCCGCGCGCCGCCAGCGGGCCTTCGCCTCGGCGATGCACCAGGCGCACCCCGTGCCCGCCGGCTGGCAGGAAGTTGTCACCGATGACTGCCTCGTCTGCCGCTGCGAGGAGGTCGACGCGGGCACCATCCGCGCCGCGCGCAGCGAGCTTTCCGGCGACGACCACCGCTCCCAGAAGGGCGTCACCCGCGCCGGCATGGGCTGGTGCCAGGGCCGGGTCTGCGGCTTCGCCGCCGCCTCAATCGCCGGGGCTGGCGCACCCACACAGGCCTCGCTGGCGAGCTCGTCCAAGCGCCCGATCGCTCAACCGGTGCCGCTTTCGGCGCTGACGGAGATCGAGTAG
- a CDS encoding nucleotidyltransferase domain-containing protein, with product MRLQNPFAAVSTTGLDSQVLTVLARVEQYLSIQQIHQLLPEHGSPQGIRKSVARLAAQGVLLERSVGRSIAYALNQDHLLAEIILRIAGIKSELISRIRQDISVWQVQPLTAKIFGSAARNDMHDDSDIDILVIMPDAATEESVEEAVGQLAARVTLWTGNDVRPLVYRSSEVRPASIFDSILAEGIDLAGDPSWLRKQLRKEVAHA from the coding sequence ATGCGTCTGCAAAATCCATTCGCGGCGGTCAGCACCACCGGGCTCGATTCTCAGGTGTTGACGGTGCTGGCTCGCGTTGAACAGTACCTGTCAATACAGCAGATCCACCAGTTGTTGCCCGAGCACGGCTCGCCTCAAGGCATACGTAAATCAGTCGCGCGGCTTGCGGCGCAGGGAGTGCTCCTCGAGCGGAGTGTGGGAAGAAGCATCGCTTACGCGCTCAACCAGGACCACCTCCTGGCAGAGATCATTCTGAGGATTGCCGGAATCAAGAGCGAGCTGATTTCGCGTATTCGCCAAGACATTTCCGTGTGGCAGGTCCAGCCGCTCACTGCCAAGATCTTCGGATCCGCTGCGCGCAACGATATGCATGACGACAGTGACATCGACATTCTTGTCATCATGCCGGACGCGGCGACAGAAGAATCTGTGGAGGAAGCGGTGGGTCAGCTGGCGGCGCGGGTAACGCTGTGGACCGGTAACGATGTGCGTCCTCTGGTGTACCGCAGCTCAGAGGTGCGGCCTGCGAGTATTTTCGACTCGATTCTCGCGGAGGGCATCGATCTCGCGGGTGACCCGTCCTGGCTTCGTAAGCAGCTCCGTAAGGAAGTAGCGCACGCATGA
- a CDS encoding ABC transporter ATP-binding protein — protein MMKLTLENVELYYNRVHALRDLSLEVNEGEIVSLLGNNGAGKTSTLSMISALVRAKSGTVTWGDRDLTKQQPWDLVGAGLLHIPEGRRVFSTMSVHENLLLGGYLVKDQKLVADRADHAYELMPRLAERRNQQGGTLSGGEQQMLALGRALVGGPKLLLLDEPSMGLAPLIVKQVMEIIKMINAEGTTILLVEQNARAALQIADRAYVLESGRVTMQGPAAELAQDPRVIEAYLGS, from the coding sequence CTGATGAAACTCACCCTTGAAAATGTCGAGCTCTACTACAACCGAGTGCACGCGCTGCGGGACCTCTCCCTTGAGGTCAACGAGGGCGAGATCGTCTCGCTGCTCGGCAACAACGGCGCGGGCAAGACGTCGACGCTGTCGATGATCTCGGCGCTCGTGCGGGCGAAGAGTGGCACGGTGACCTGGGGAGATCGCGATCTCACCAAGCAGCAGCCGTGGGATCTCGTGGGGGCTGGCCTCCTGCACATTCCCGAGGGTCGTCGCGTCTTCTCGACGATGTCGGTGCACGAGAACCTGCTGCTCGGCGGCTACCTGGTCAAGGACCAGAAGCTGGTCGCCGACCGCGCCGATCACGCGTACGAGCTGATGCCTCGTCTTGCGGAGCGGCGCAATCAGCAGGGCGGCACGCTCTCGGGCGGCGAACAGCAGATGCTGGCGCTGGGCCGCGCCCTCGTGGGTGGCCCGAAGCTGCTGCTGCTGGACGAGCCCTCAATGGGGCTTGCGCCGCTGATCGTGAAGCAGGTGATGGAGATCATCAAGATGATCAACGCCGAGGGGACCACCATCCTCCTCGTCGAGCAGAACGCCCGTGCGGCGCTGCAGATCGCCGACCGGGCGTACGTGCTCGAGTCGGGTCGCGTCACGATGCAGGGTCCGGCTGCGGAGTTGGCGCAGGATCCGCGCGTCATCGAGGCGTACCTCGGTTCGTAG
- a CDS encoding ABC transporter ATP-binding protein, translated as MSESTLHTPAAESQASAGGEKKVLLQVSDLAVAFGGIKAVDGLSFSVREGEIVSVIGPNGAGKTSAFNCISGFYRPNSGSVTFDGEPMTRKKPSYITKKGMARTFQNVRLFSDMSVLENVKTGMHATLGQNIFDAMLQSPRYRRSEEQCTRDAQGWLDFVGFRADDELLVTQLPYGEQRRVEIARALATQPRLLLLDEPGAGLNHNEKAELIDLIRKIRDLGVSIVLIEHDMGLVMQISERIVVLNYGKEIADGTPEQIKNDPVVIAAYLGEED; from the coding sequence ATGAGTGAGTCAACGCTGCACACGCCCGCAGCCGAGTCGCAGGCTTCTGCCGGGGGCGAGAAGAAGGTGCTCCTGCAGGTTTCGGACCTCGCGGTGGCTTTCGGCGGTATCAAAGCCGTCGACGGGCTGTCGTTCTCGGTGCGCGAGGGTGAGATCGTCTCGGTGATCGGCCCGAACGGCGCCGGCAAGACCTCGGCGTTCAACTGCATCTCGGGGTTCTACCGGCCTAACTCAGGATCGGTGACGTTCGACGGTGAGCCGATGACGCGCAAGAAGCCGTCGTACATCACGAAAAAGGGAATGGCGCGCACGTTCCAGAACGTGCGCCTCTTCTCAGACATGTCGGTGCTCGAGAACGTGAAGACGGGGATGCACGCCACCCTTGGCCAGAACATCTTCGACGCCATGCTGCAGAGCCCGCGCTACCGGCGCAGCGAAGAGCAGTGCACGCGCGACGCGCAGGGTTGGCTCGACTTCGTCGGCTTCCGTGCCGACGACGAGCTGCTCGTCACGCAGTTGCCCTACGGCGAGCAGCGCCGAGTCGAGATTGCGCGCGCCCTGGCGACGCAGCCGCGGCTGCTGCTGCTGGACGAGCCGGGCGCCGGCCTTAACCACAACGAGAAGGCCGAGCTGATCGACCTGATCCGGAAGATTCGCGACCTGGGCGTGAGTATCGTGCTGATCGAGCACGATATGGGCCTCGTGATGCAGATCTCCGAGCGCATCGTTGTACTCAACTACGGCAAAGAGATCGCCGATGGGACGCCCGAACAGATCAAGAACGATCCGGTCGTCATCGCGGCGTACCTGGGGGAGGAAGACTGA
- a CDS encoding branched-chain amino acid ABC transporter permease — protein MAKALNRLPAPMPFITRPPQPKGALAPATFMKIVAAVLFVGAAVLPFVSATPYLISILTSAFIYIVLAMGLNVVVGYAGLLDLGYIAFMAVGAYTSGILTTQFGLSMIETIPFVVLACVIAGVVIGGPTLRLRSDYLAIVTLGFGEIIRITANNLKVTGGPSGIHGIPTMSFFGWSFSDGLNLFGVQFNSKVLFYYFVLFIGIGIAVVAVARLGRGKMGRAWKSVRDDEDVSEAMGINGYATKLMAYIIGAVWGGFAGTLMAAHLSAISPNSFEFLYSALVLMAVVLGGMGSVPGVIIGALFVSLAPEFLREFSEWRFLMFGVLLVVVMIFRPKGIWPANAILPFLKKREIPPPPETSTVTVIGELPSEAEDKK, from the coding sequence ATGGCAAAAGCACTGAACCGCCTGCCCGCCCCGATGCCGTTTATCACGCGGCCCCCGCAGCCCAAGGGCGCCCTCGCCCCCGCGACCTTCATGAAGATCGTTGCGGCGGTGCTGTTCGTCGGTGCTGCGGTGCTGCCGTTCGTTTCGGCGACGCCCTACCTGATCTCGATCCTGACCTCGGCGTTCATCTACATCGTGCTCGCGATGGGACTCAACGTTGTGGTCGGCTATGCCGGCCTGCTCGACCTCGGCTACATCGCCTTCATGGCGGTGGGCGCCTATACCAGCGGCATCCTCACCACCCAGTTCGGGCTCTCGATGATCGAGACCATCCCGTTCGTCGTGCTCGCCTGTGTCATCGCCGGTGTGGTGATCGGTGGCCCAACCCTGCGGCTGCGCTCCGACTACCTCGCCATCGTGACGCTCGGCTTCGGTGAGATCATTCGCATCACCGCGAACAACCTCAAGGTCACCGGCGGCCCCTCGGGCATCCACGGTATTCCCACGATGTCGTTCTTCGGTTGGTCGTTCTCGGACGGGCTGAACCTGTTCGGGGTGCAGTTCAACTCGAAGGTCCTGTTCTACTACTTCGTGCTCTTCATCGGCATCGGCATCGCCGTGGTCGCCGTCGCCCGCCTGGGCCGCGGCAAGATGGGCCGCGCCTGGAAGTCCGTGCGTGACGACGAGGACGTCAGCGAGGCGATGGGCATCAACGGCTACGCCACAAAGCTCATGGCGTACATTATCGGCGCCGTCTGGGGTGGTTTCGCGGGCACGCTGATGGCGGCCCACTTAAGCGCGATATCGCCAAACAGCTTCGAGTTCTTGTACTCGGCGCTCGTGCTGATGGCCGTCGTGCTGGGCGGGATGGGATCAGTGCCCGGGGTCATCATCGGTGCACTCTTCGTGTCGCTCGCCCCCGAGTTCTTGCGTGAGTTCTCTGAGTGGCGCTTCTTGATGTTCGGCGTGCTGCTCGTGGTGGTCATGATCTTCCGCCCGAAGGGCATTTGGCCGGCGAACGCGATCCTGCCGTTCCTCAAGAAACGCGAGATTCCACCGCCCCCCGAAACTTCGACGGTGACCGTGATCGGTGAGCTTCCGAGCGAAGCGGAGGACAAGAAATGA
- a CDS encoding branched-chain amino acid ABC transporter permease: MLQLIWNGLFVGSFYALVALGYSMVYGIIKLLNFAHGDLYMVGAFLSFIIVGGLTGLLGVVSIPVLLLVLLITMLLTGGIGVVIERIAYRPLRKSPRLAVLITAVGVSFTLEYAVRQIFGPNPKVFPVRLSGNPIDILGARITVAQIVLMVVAALLMFFLQRYIMHTREGRAMRAIALDQKAALLMGVNVNKVISRTFFIGSALAGAAGVMAAAYYGSIDFLMGFVIGLKAFTAAVIGGIGNLYGAMLGGLVLGLLESFGTNFFGGEWRDVFAFGFLILLLIFKPTGLLGERVVERV, encoded by the coding sequence ATGCTTCAACTTATTTGGAACGGCCTGTTCGTCGGCTCGTTTTACGCTCTAGTCGCTCTCGGCTACAGCATGGTCTACGGCATCATCAAGCTGCTCAACTTCGCCCACGGCGACCTGTACATGGTGGGCGCCTTCCTGTCGTTCATCATCGTCGGCGGCCTCACGGGCCTGCTGGGCGTCGTCTCGATCCCGGTGCTGCTGCTCGTCCTGCTTATCACGATGCTGCTCACCGGTGGCATCGGCGTGGTCATTGAGCGCATCGCCTACCGGCCACTGCGCAAGAGCCCCAGACTCGCCGTGCTGATCACGGCTGTGGGCGTCTCGTTCACGCTCGAGTACGCGGTGCGCCAGATCTTCGGCCCGAACCCCAAGGTCTTCCCGGTTCGGCTCTCGGGCAACCCGATCGACATTCTCGGGGCCCGCATCACCGTTGCGCAGATCGTCCTCATGGTGGTCGCAGCGCTCCTCATGTTCTTCTTGCAGCGCTACATCATGCACACCCGTGAGGGTCGCGCCATGCGAGCCATCGCGCTCGATCAAAAGGCGGCGCTCTTGATGGGCGTGAACGTCAACAAGGTCATCTCTCGCACCTTCTTCATCGGCTCGGCCCTCGCCGGCGCGGCCGGTGTGATGGCTGCCGCATACTATGGCTCGATCGACTTCTTGATGGGGTTCGTGATCGGGTTGAAGGCATTCACCGCCGCCGTGATCGGTGGCATTGGCAACCTCTATGGCGCCATGCTGGGCGGGCTGGTGCTCGGCCTCCTTGAGTCGTTCGGCACGAACTTCTTCGGCGGTGAGTGGCGCGACGTCTTCGCCTTCGGGTTCTTGATCCTGTTGCTCATCTTCAAGCCGACCGGCCTGCTGGGCGAGCGCGTAGTAGAGAGGGTCTAG